TCTTTAAAAAACAAAAGATCCTTAAATTTAGTGAGAGGATTTTTAAAATCCAAAGAAGAATGGAGCTACTCCGAAATTCATCCTTGGATCGAAAAAAATCCGGAAGTATTTAGAACTGGACCTTCTTATCTGGAACTAGAAGTGTTTCGCGGATGTGATTTAAGTTGTAGTTTTTGTCCCAGGCAATTTACTTCTAACGATCAGGACGGAAAATTTTTAAGTCCGGAATTTCTAGAGAATCTACTTAGACAACAAGAGGAATCTTTTTCCAACGAATACAGCGTTTGTTTCGGAGGTTTGGGCGAACCCCTTCTCCATCCTAATTTAAAAGAACTAATTCTTACGGCGATTAAGTCGTCGTCCCATTTAATGCAGGAATTGATGATAGAAACCGCGCTTTATGCGGATCTAAATAAAATTTTATACTTTTTGAATATTCTGGATTCTGCACATAAGGAAAAAATCACATGGATCATCAATCTAACCACCCGCAACCCCGAAAAATACGCAATCCTCTATGGTAAAAATAAATTGGAAAAGGTTCTCTCTAACCTAAAAGAACTCGAAAAAGTTTTTCCTAAAAATAGAATTTATCTTCAATTTTTAAAAATTCAAGAAGCCGAAGACGAGGTGGAATCCTGGGTGGATGAAACAGAAAAACAAGGTTATGGAGTAATATTACAAAAATACAATCGGTATGCAGGTTTGATGCCCGAAAAAAGAGTCACAGATCTAACACCTATTCAGAGAGAATTCTGTTGGCATCTCAATCGTGACTTATACGTAAACTCGGACGGGTCCGTATCCGTTTGCAAACAGACTCCCGGAAAGGAATTCGGAAACCTTCATAAGGAAACCTTAATAGATATTTGGCGCAAAGGACTTCCTTCCTTTAGAGATTCGTTAAATTCTAAACACGAAACTACTGGCGCCCCCTGTATAAATTGTGATGAGTGGTACACGTTCAACGCGTAAAGTCTACGCGTTCATCCAAGCCAGGACTGGTTCTTCGAGACTACCTGGAAAGGTTTTATTAGAATTTCCTCCTGGTTCCGGAAAAACCCTCATCGATAGGATTTACGATAGGATTCTGACCGTTCTGCCAAAAGAACAAATCGTTTATCTCATTCCCGAAGAAGACAAAGAACTACACTACTTTTTAAATCAAAGAAATTATCTTTTTTTTGCAGGGGATTTACTCGATGTTAGACGAAGATACATTGAAGCGGCAGATTTTTTTAACGCAGATTCGATTTTGCGTCTAACGGGGGATAATCCGTTTTACGATACAATTCATCTGGATCAACTTTTACAATCGTTTCAATTTTTTGAATCGGATCTTTCTTACGTTTCCGGACTTCCCTTAGGTATGGGAGGAGAAATTTTCACAAGAAAGGCTCTTGAATGGGCACCTAACACTTTAGAAGAAAAACATAAAGAACACGTTAGTCTACACATCAAGGAAAATCCAGATCGTTTTCGTATAACGAAACTTTCCTCCTTACTTTCGGAAAAAGAAAAGTTAATCCTTCCAAAACTCAGACTTACGATCGACGAACCAAAAGATTTCGAAACTACTTCCCAGATTTTTAATCTTTTGAATGAGCAAAATCCTATTTTCGGAGCCAGAGAATGTATAGATCTTTTTAAAATAGATCCTAACGTTTTTACAAATCAGGATGTGGAACAAATCCGTTTTCAAACTTTATCGGTTCAAAAAACTAAACATTCTAAAATCGGAATTTTTGCAGGTGATCCGAAAGATTTCGGAAGTGGTCATTTTGAACGTTCCAGAATTCTATTTGCATTATTAGCCGCAATGCCTTTCGAAACATTCTGGTTGGGAGAATTTCCCAAAGAAGAAGATTTAGATCTGTTAATCATAGACTCCAGAGACATTTCAATTCCAGAATATTCAAAAACTAAGGTGCTTCTTCTAGATCATTTTGGTTCGGACAGAAAAAAATTCCATCACTACGACCTTCTTCCTCATTCTGACATAGAAGATCATTTTTCTCTAGATCAAATTCTGATCCCTCCGAGACTTCTTAATTTAGATAAAAAACAGATCGATAATTCGTATATTCTTTGTTATGCGGGGAATATAGATTCTCGCTCCACATTCAGTTTGGATTCTTTTTTAGAATCCTTGAGTTTTAGTGAAAATATTCCTAAAATCGTCCGTATAGGTGGAGCCGACACTCTGTCTGAACGAATCGAATTCATTCCTAGAGTTTCTAAATTTAAATTTCAAAATCTTTTAGCGACTTGTTCCGGTTTTGTGGGTTATTTCGGTCAGTCTTTGTTCGAAGCTATCTTTTTAGATAAAAAAGTTTGCACGTATTCTATCGGTCCGGTCCATTTTTCTCTTTCGTCACTTTGTGAAAAAAAATACGGTATCCCTTTCGCAGGTGATCTAAACTCTATTTCTTTCGGGAACGAAGTAAAATTACAATTAAGTTCTCAACCTGTCAGCGGCAAAGGTTATTCTAAACTGCTTGGGGAAATCGAGCGGATTTTAAAATGAGTTCGATTCACTACTCTACAAAACGCTTCTTGTAGGTTGCGTTTATTCACAATCTATCTCAAAAATACTTTATCTTTAACATAAGTTCGGCGTAAAGGAAATCTTGGCGAATCCAGCTTGCCGACCGGGCTATTTAGCTCTGGCCAATAAATTGCATGCAGAAAGCGTAATACAGTATTTCGACTTAAGTTTCAGTTTCAAACGCGATCTAAAACGCACATTATTCAAGTGTTCCAACAAGAATGAGGTTTTGTACTTGCAAAAAGTATGTTTTTCTGATAGAGAAAAGTCTTTCAAATTTTCCCACCACCCAAAACGCGATCTTTTTACAGAGGATTTGTCGTAATTCCCACAGATTTATATTGAGATCCAAATACTTGTGTGGATAAGGTTACGATAGAGAGTTCTTCTTTAGTTCCCTCGCATCGATCGCTTTCGCGTTATACCGAGTTCAAGTGTGAGAACATCACAAAATTTAGGTTTGTCTGTAAAATGATGTGGGAACTACTGCAAACCACGATTTTACGAACAAATTCTAAAATTCTAGGAACTCCTACTTTTAAAAAATTTTTACTCGCGTCGAACTCACCCTAAAATGGGATTTAAATTTCTATGATGGTCGCAAAACAGCGGTTTTGTGCAAAAATCGGATGACGATGATTTTTTTCTATTTTATAGTAGTTCCCACAGATTAAGTCACATTATAAACTTATAAACATTCATTTTTTTGCGATTTAGTTCGTATGAGTAGTTCCTACATTTTCAAAATTTATCCGTAAAGTCCAGAATTTGTAAGAGTTCCCACATTTTACTACTCGGACGTATAAAAACAATATCAAAAATTAACAATCGATTTTACCAAAGATGTGAAAGCCATTCAAAAAATGGCGTTTAACCGGATTCATTGACTTTTTGAAGGAAATCCCACATCAGTATAAGTATTACTTTTATGCACCCTAGCAGTAAGTCACATTACAAATTTTAAACATTCACTTTTTATAATTGGAGTTCCTACATTTTAAAGAAAATTGCTTTCTTTACTCATCTCTATAAAATTGAGTGCCGCGAATTTGATTACAAAGTTTTGTTTAGATACAAAAAATCGGGTACTTTTTTGTATCTAAACAGAATTTCCAAAATTCCGCTTTTAAACTGATACTAAACATGTACCAAAACCAGAGGTCGTAACTACTTGCAAATACATCTCGTTCCGAAAAATACACCTATACTTGAATTCTTTTCAAAGAAAAACCTGTAGCCCACTTAACTTCGTCAATCTTAGGACCACTTCTTCAGGTTAAACCTTATTCTTAAAGAACATACTCTTTCAGTCTTCCGTGTTCAGTTCTCAGAATACTCGCACAAAATCGATTTTACCGACATTAGAAGAATTGACGCGAATCATTCTATAAGGTTCCTTATCGGTATGAGTGAATTCATTGAAATCAAAGTTGGGGAAAAATCCTATCAGTTTCCGTTGATCTCCGGAACGGACGGTAAAAAAGGAATCGATATTAGAGAACTTCATCAAAAGACCGGACTAATTTCTTACGATCCGGGATTTTTTAACACCGCTTACGCTGTTAGTCGAATCTCCCGAAGAGATCCGAATTCAGGTGAACTAAACTATCGTGGTTACGACGTAGCAGATTTAGTACAACATTCTACATTTGTGGAAACCAGTTATCTATTGATTTATGGCAAACTCCCGACGGAACAGCAGCTTAAAGACTTCTCTCTAAAACTATCTAAACACTCTTTGATTCACGAAGACATGATCAATTTATTTGATGGATTTCCGGGTAAAGGTCATCCTCTAGCAGTTCTGTCCGTAATGGTAACTTCTCTTTCCAGTTATTATCCAGAAGAATACGAAGAATCCTTGGACAAAGGAATTGATCATTCCGCAAGACTTCTTGCAAAGATTAGAACGATCGCAGCTTTTTCTTACAAAAAAATCGTAGGACAACCCTTCGTATATCCCCTAGATAAACATCCTTATTGTACGAATTTTCTTTATATGTTATTTTCAATCCCTTCTAAGGACTACATTCCCACCGAAGACATAGATCGAATTTTGAACCAACTCTGGATACTTTATGCGGATCACGAACAAAACGTATCCAACACAACCGTTCAAGTGATCGGTTCCACACAAGCCAACTTATTCGCTTCCATATCTTCTGCGATCAATGCGCTTTGGGGTTCTAGAGAAGGCGGTCGCCAAGTCGCGGCAGTAGGATTGATAGAAGACATTCTCAAATCCAGAAAATCCGTACCAGAATACTTTGAAAAATTCAAAGGAGATTCCGAAAGATTATTCTCGAACGGTTTTGGACACAAGGCATACGAAGCAAAAAGTAGAAGAGCGATCATCGCAAGTAAATTGTTTCACGATTTTTACAAAAAAAATCCTATTGGACCAATCGCAGAAGTAGCTCTTAAAGTCGAAGAGTACATGCATAATGATGAATATTACATCAATCAAAAGTTGTATCCGAATTTAGAGTTCTACAGCGCGGTAATTTTTAATTCACTTGGAATACCAAAAGAACTTTTTACGGCTATGCAGGTAATCGGAAAACTTCCGGGTTGGCTGGCACACTGGAGAGAACAAAGGGTTTCCGGAAATTACAGCAAAGCTCGTCCAAAACAAATCTATTCGGGAGAAATGGGTAGAAAATACATTCCACTTTCGGAAAGATAAACATGCAAAATCTGAGATGGAAAGACTGGCTCTCCCAAGCAGAACGCGATCTGGAATGGGCAAAAGCGTCTTTACACTCCGGTTTTTTTGCTCAAACTTGTTTTGTTTGTCAACAAGTAGGAGAAAAAACTCTCAAAGCACTTGCCTACTTTAGAGGTGCAGATCTTGTAAAATCCCATTCAGTAAAAACGATCGCAAAAGAATTGGGAGAAAACGGGGAAATCGA
The nucleotide sequence above comes from Leptospira kirschneri serovar Cynopteri str. 3522 CT. Encoded proteins:
- a CDS encoding spiro-SPASM protein, producing MKFPISNTAVFLSPETESILKSLSSNETNHLLSLSIQKLSKVLPKSTVFFNSWPFSIQPNDFDFLNIQILECSFEIEFLKKISIKLPKSRTGDPDWDDASFFYFTGLFPCLDQNLSLEIYQRHDRYLSQYSYSENLPSGIIPTILSREFTNAIPESIQTSAQDYLLKNINHYDVEIFYHSPDLRQYRLDFSLKNKRSLNLVRGFLKSKEEWSYSEIHPWIEKNPEVFRTGPSYLELEVFRGCDLSCSFCPRQFTSNDQDGKFLSPEFLENLLRQQEESFSNEYSVCFGGLGEPLLHPNLKELILTAIKSSSHLMQELMIETALYADLNKILYFLNILDSAHKEKITWIINLTTRNPEKYAILYGKNKLEKVLSNLKELEKVFPKNRIYLQFLKIQEAEDEVESWVDETEKQGYGVILQKYNRYAGLMPEKRVTDLTPIQREFCWHLNRDLYVNSDGSVSVCKQTPGKEFGNLHKETLIDIWRKGLPSFRDSLNSKHETTGAPCINCDEWYTFNA
- a CDS encoding glycosyltransferase family protein translates to MSGTRSTRKVYAFIQARTGSSRLPGKVLLEFPPGSGKTLIDRIYDRILTVLPKEQIVYLIPEEDKELHYFLNQRNYLFFAGDLLDVRRRYIEAADFFNADSILRLTGDNPFYDTIHLDQLLQSFQFFESDLSYVSGLPLGMGGEIFTRKALEWAPNTLEEKHKEHVSLHIKENPDRFRITKLSSLLSEKEKLILPKLRLTIDEPKDFETTSQIFNLLNEQNPIFGARECIDLFKIDPNVFTNQDVEQIRFQTLSVQKTKHSKIGIFAGDPKDFGSGHFERSRILFALLAAMPFETFWLGEFPKEEDLDLLIIDSRDISIPEYSKTKVLLLDHFGSDRKKFHHYDLLPHSDIEDHFSLDQILIPPRLLNLDKKQIDNSYILCYAGNIDSRSTFSLDSFLESLSFSENIPKIVRIGGADTLSERIEFIPRVSKFKFQNLLATCSGFVGYFGQSLFEAIFLDKKVCTYSIGPVHFSLSSLCEKKYGIPFAGDLNSISFGNEVKLQLSSQPVSGKGYSKLLGEIERILK
- a CDS encoding citrate/2-methylcitrate synthase, which codes for MSEFIEIKVGEKSYQFPLISGTDGKKGIDIRELHQKTGLISYDPGFFNTAYAVSRISRRDPNSGELNYRGYDVADLVQHSTFVETSYLLIYGKLPTEQQLKDFSLKLSKHSLIHEDMINLFDGFPGKGHPLAVLSVMVTSLSSYYPEEYEESLDKGIDHSARLLAKIRTIAAFSYKKIVGQPFVYPLDKHPYCTNFLYMLFSIPSKDYIPTEDIDRILNQLWILYADHEQNVSNTTVQVIGSTQANLFASISSAINALWGSREGGRQVAAVGLIEDILKSRKSVPEYFEKFKGDSERLFSNGFGHKAYEAKSRRAIIASKLFHDFYKKNPIGPIAEVALKVEEYMHNDEYYINQKLYPNLEFYSAVIFNSLGIPKELFTAMQVIGKLPGWLAHWREQRVSGNYSKARPKQIYSGEMGRKYIPLSER
- a CDS encoding HEPN domain-containing protein gives rise to the protein MQNLRWKDWLSQAERDLEWAKASLHSGFFAQTCFVCQQVGEKTLKALAYFRGADLVKSHSVKTIAKELGENGEIEFMGQKLDLYYIPTRYPDAFMEGAPFEYFEESQAKEAIEFAEKIIDLVKVKLL